Proteins found in one Homalodisca vitripennis isolate AUS2020 chromosome 4, UT_GWSS_2.1, whole genome shotgun sequence genomic segment:
- the LOC124360648 gene encoding prefoldin subunit 2 isoform X2, which translates to MLLCKSLFVRIVIDTLKDLDGDRKCFRMVGGVLCEKTVKEVLPVLSTNKQQLSNLIDSLNKQLTKKGIEINEYKEKHSIRIKGQDEEESTEKKVDDAPARNVMVNPL; encoded by the exons GATTGTCATTGATACATTAAAAGATCTAGATGGAGATAGAAAGTGTTTTAGAATGGTGGGTGGTGTCTTGTGTGAAAAAACAGTAAAAGAAGTTTTACCAGTATTATCGACAAACAAACAACAG ctcTCAAACTTAATTGATTCCCTAAACAAGCAACTAACTAAAAAAGGCATagaaattaatgaatataaagaaaaacacaGTATCCGAATAAAGGGGCAAGATGAAGAAGAATCAACGGAGAAGAAAGTAGACGATGCTCCAGCAAGGAATGTAATGGTGAATCCTTTGTGA